One Coleofasciculus chthonoplastes PCC 7420 DNA segment encodes these proteins:
- a CDS encoding DNA-formamidopyrimidine glycosylase, protein MPELPEVETIRLGLKQITCTQAIQGGDVLLPRTIAYPVSVAAFWQGLKQTRITDWHRRGKYLLAQLNRSEEGDAGWLGVHLRMSGQLLWIQQTEPLQKHTRVRLFFPQGQELRFVDQRTFGRMWWVPPGEECDSIITGLQNLGPEPFSDAFSPEYLTQKLKKSQRSIKTAILDQSLVAGVGNIYADEALFVSGIHPQTVCARLSVDQVERLHQGIIQVLKAGIEAGGTTFSSFLNVQGVNGNYSGVAWVYGRTGQPCRVCETSIERIKLSGRSSHFCPRCQL, encoded by the coding sequence GTGCCTGAATTGCCGGAAGTGGAAACAATTCGTCTGGGTCTCAAGCAAATTACTTGTACCCAGGCTATTCAGGGTGGGGATGTGTTGCTGCCGCGCACCATCGCCTACCCTGTTTCTGTGGCGGCGTTTTGGCAGGGTTTGAAGCAAACGAGAATTACCGATTGGCACCGACGGGGTAAATATCTGCTTGCCCAACTTAACCGCTCTGAAGAGGGGGATGCTGGGTGGTTAGGGGTGCATCTGCGGATGAGTGGGCAACTCTTATGGATTCAGCAAACGGAACCGTTACAGAAGCATACGCGAGTGCGGTTGTTTTTTCCTCAAGGACAGGAATTGCGCTTTGTGGATCAACGCACCTTTGGTCGGATGTGGTGGGTTCCACCTGGGGAAGAATGTGACAGCATTATCACGGGATTGCAAAATTTAGGACCTGAACCCTTCTCAGATGCCTTCTCCCCAGAGTATCTGACGCAGAAGCTGAAAAAATCTCAGCGTTCCATTAAAACCGCCATCCTTGACCAATCCCTGGTTGCAGGTGTGGGGAATATCTACGCCGATGAAGCCTTATTCGTGAGTGGGATTCATCCTCAAACCGTTTGCGCCCGATTAAGTGTAGACCAAGTTGAACGTCTGCACCAAGGGATTATTCAAGTGTTAAAAGCGGGGATTGAGGCGGGTGGCACAACCTTCAGCAGCTTCCTCAATGTCCAGGGCGTCAATGGTAACTACAGTGGAGTCGCTTGGGTCTATGGTCGCACAGGACAGCCTTGTCGCGTCTGTGAGACCTCGATTGAGCGGATTAAGTTGTCCGGGCGTTCGTCTCATTTTTGTCCGCGCTGTCAGCTATAG
- a CDS encoding Uma2 family endonuclease: MIQTPTQSKTLFLELPPELTLYVTQEQFEALAATNRDLRLERTAEGKLIVNPPTGGESGKRNLNISTQLGNWFEAHEELGEAFDSSTGFKLPNGANRSPDASWIRRERWESLTPQQRKEFVPLCPDFVIELRSESDSLPKLQAKMQEYIDNGTRLGWLIDPKNRRVEIYRPGREVEVLENPSHLSGEDVLPGFVLNLRRIWT, from the coding sequence ATGATACAGACACCAACCCAATCCAAAACTCTATTCCTTGAACTTCCGCCTGAACTCACCCTCTACGTCACCCAAGAACAGTTTGAGGCATTAGCCGCCACGAACCGCGACTTAAGACTAGAACGCACAGCAGAAGGAAAGTTAATTGTGAATCCTCCCACAGGAGGCGAATCAGGCAAGCGTAATCTCAATATCAGCACTCAACTAGGTAACTGGTTTGAGGCACACGAAGAATTAGGGGAAGCCTTTGACTCGTCCACGGGCTTCAAACTTCCCAACGGCGCAAATCGCTCTCCAGATGCCTCTTGGATACGTCGAGAACGTTGGGAATCCCTCACTCCTCAACAGCGAAAAGAATTTGTTCCGCTTTGTCCAGATTTCGTAATTGAATTACGTTCTGAATCAGATAGCCTCCCTAAACTGCAAGCGAAGATGCAGGAATACATCGATAACGGAACTAGATTGGGATGGTTAATTGATCCGAAAAATCGGCGAGTAGAGATTTATCGCCCTGGGAGGGAGGTAGAGGTGTTGGAAAATCCTAGCCACTTATCCGGCGAAGATGTTTTACCTGGGTTTGTCCTAAATTTAAGACGAATATGGACTTGA
- the ndhO gene encoding NAD(P)H-quinone oxidoreductase subunit O yields MAGKLKKGALVRVNRETLDNSVEAKASDTRFPPYLFESDGEVVDIRGDYAFVKFYVPTPNIWFRLDQLEVTS; encoded by the coding sequence ATGGCAGGCAAACTCAAAAAAGGCGCATTAGTGCGCGTAAATCGCGAAACGTTGGATAATAGTGTGGAAGCTAAAGCCAGTGATACTCGCTTTCCTCCTTACCTGTTTGAAAGTGATGGGGAAGTGGTCGATATCCGGGGTGACTATGCCTTTGTCAAGTTTTATGTACCCACCCCGAATATTTGGTTTCGTCTCGACCAACTCGAAGTCACTAGCTAA
- the mdh gene encoding malate dehydrogenase produces the protein MASSSNLPIACNDHRVTVIGAGHVGSTLAHRIAQRNLANVVLLDIVPGIPQGIALDLMQAQGMDCHNREIIGTNDYMDTTGSDVVIITAGLPRKPGMNRDDLLKINAKIAVEVAEKAIARSPDALYIIVTNPLDVMTYLVWQTIGLPVSRVMGMAGMLDSARFQTFIAMELGVSIADVSGLVLGGHGDLMVPLPRYSTVRGIPITELMDEETIDRLVDRTRHGGAEIVNLMKTGGAYSAPASSTCAMVEAILHNQSRLLPVSSYLDGEYGLKDIFIGVPTRLGCRGVEKVVEINLTDTELAALHTSAESVRKNIKRAQEMLA, from the coding sequence ATGGCATCTTCTTCTAATTTACCTATCGCCTGCAATGATCACCGCGTCACCGTCATTGGTGCGGGTCACGTCGGTAGCACGTTGGCGCACCGGATTGCCCAACGCAATTTGGCAAATGTGGTACTTTTAGACATTGTTCCCGGTATTCCCCAAGGCATTGCCCTAGATTTAATGCAGGCACAGGGGATGGATTGTCACAACCGCGAGATTATTGGTACCAATGATTATATGGATACCACCGGGTCGGATGTGGTGATCATCACGGCGGGTTTACCCCGTAAACCGGGGATGAATCGAGATGATTTGCTCAAAATTAATGCCAAGATTGCGGTGGAGGTAGCGGAAAAAGCGATCGCGCGATCGCCCGATGCCTTGTATATTATTGTCACAAATCCCCTAGATGTGATGACCTACTTGGTCTGGCAAACAATAGGATTACCCGTGTCACGGGTGATGGGAATGGCAGGAATGTTAGATTCTGCCCGTTTCCAAACCTTTATTGCGATGGAATTAGGGGTATCGATTGCGGATGTCAGTGGGTTAGTCTTAGGGGGTCATGGCGATTTAATGGTACCCTTACCCCGTTACTCCACAGTGCGAGGGATTCCGATTACTGAACTGATGGATGAAGAGACAATTGATCGTTTAGTTGATCGGACTCGTCATGGTGGCGCAGAAATTGTGAATCTGATGAAAACTGGGGGCGCGTATTCAGCACCTGCATCCTCGACTTGCGCGATGGTGGAAGCAATTTTACATAATCAGTCGCGACTTTTACCTGTTTCATCCTACCTAGATGGGGAGTATGGTTTAAAGGATATTTTCATTGGTGTCCCAACGCGGTTAGGATGTCGAGGTGTGGAAAAAGTTGTGGAAATTAACCTCACGGATACCGAACTCGCCGCCCTGCATACGTCAGCCGAATCGGTTCGTAAAAATATTAAGCGGGCGCAGGAAATGTTGGCTTAA
- a CDS encoding Uma2 family endonuclease translates to MIMAYAIANSQDSQVESPVFSVQDYLLNPPDHTEWVDGQLVEKQGMTAKHGRIQARLARYWGNYKEEQSLGGDVYTETPCWTGERGRRPDVSYLTPELVEQFGEFTVLSQSFPLIAEIISPTDGAEEVFSKVKEYLRSGCQELWLVFPESQWVLVITQQQQVLFNQGDIVRTQQVLDGFGVAIDDLLA, encoded by the coding sequence ATGATTATGGCATACGCGATCGCGAATTCCCAGGACTCTCAGGTTGAGTCTCCAGTTTTCTCTGTCCAAGACTATTTGCTAAATCCCCCTGACCATACAGAATGGGTAGATGGGCAATTGGTGGAAAAGCAAGGGATGACAGCCAAACATGGTCGAATTCAAGCACGATTAGCTCGATATTGGGGAAATTATAAAGAGGAGCAGAGTCTAGGCGGAGATGTTTACACGGAAACGCCATGTTGGACAGGAGAACGAGGGCGTCGTCCTGATGTATCTTACCTCACTCCGGAACTGGTGGAACAATTTGGCGAGTTTACGGTTTTATCCCAGAGTTTCCCCTTAATTGCTGAGATTATTTCACCAACAGATGGGGCGGAAGAAGTTTTTAGTAAGGTCAAAGAGTATCTGCGATCGGGGTGTCAGGAACTTTGGTTAGTGTTTCCTGAGAGTCAGTGGGTTTTGGTGATTACACAACAGCAACAAGTTTTATTTAATCAGGGTGATATTGTCAGGACACAGCAGGTGTTAGATGGGTTTGGTGTGGCGATTGATGATTTGTTGGCGTGA
- a CDS encoding DUF4276 family protein, translating into MQDGSIQLIVENQNHIQIISWILEAANYPLDKIKINAVAKSNLKNFLQGLPPGITRSCAVLVNCDAASVPEALDKAHRRLGYPSVRVFCAVPEVEAWLFADEITAIENAKTQWGIEVSPALPLPEDIKSPKSHAELAFGKTISSWQFVKNINIDRAEARSPSLRNFLQGLDRLLAAQPTPHFESVSRNISRDVFAGLIREIIPATTVIWKTATGEMFTAEELRKQIEEGTEIGQQYASDVLRVARDFMKRKANRRESE; encoded by the coding sequence ATGCAAGATGGATCAATTCAACTTATTGTTGAAAATCAAAATCACATTCAGATTATATCTTGGATTCTAGAAGCGGCTAATTATCCTCTAGATAAGATTAAAATAAATGCAGTTGCTAAAAGTAACCTCAAAAATTTCTTGCAAGGATTACCTCCTGGTATTACAAGAAGTTGTGCTGTTTTAGTTAACTGTGATGCAGCAAGCGTTCCAGAGGCTTTAGACAAGGCTCACAGACGGTTAGGATATCCTTCTGTACGAGTCTTTTGTGCTGTTCCAGAAGTTGAGGCTTGGCTGTTCGCCGATGAGATTACAGCTATAGAAAACGCCAAAACTCAATGGGGAATTGAAGTCTCACCTGCACTGCCGTTACCCGAAGACATTAAAAGTCCAAAAAGTCATGCAGAACTAGCTTTTGGCAAGACTATTAGTTCTTGGCAATTTGTGAAAAATATCAATATTGATAGAGCGGAGGCAAGATCACCTTCACTGCGGAACTTTTTACAAGGTCTTGATCGCTTATTAGCTGCACAACCAACACCTCATTTTGAAAGTGTTTCCCGTAATATTAGTCGGGATGTTTTTGCTGGGCTTATTCGTGAAATCATTCCGGCAACTACGGTCATTTGGAAAACGGCAACAGGAGAGATGTTTACAGCAGAAGAACTCCGAAAGCAAATTGAAGAAGGTACAGAAATTGGGCAGCAATATGCATCGGATGTACTTAGAGTAGCACGAGATTTTATGAAGCGAAAAGCGAATCGGAGAGAATCTGAATGA
- the xseB gene encoding exodeoxyribonuclease VII small subunit — translation MVDPIASSRTHPADPSLPQSWNYEATVTQVETIIEQIERGELELAEVFDQFASAVEYLRQCEAFLQQRQQQMDLLIETLTDESDSPT, via the coding sequence ATGGTTGATCCGATCGCATCCTCTCGTACCCACCCGGCTGACCCCTCCCTCCCGCAGTCTTGGAATTATGAGGCGACAGTGACTCAGGTAGAGACGATTATTGAGCAAATCGAACGGGGGGAACTGGAATTAGCTGAGGTATTTGACCAATTTGCCTCGGCTGTCGAGTATTTGCGTCAATGTGAAGCATTTCTGCAACAGCGACAACAGCAAATGGATTTGTTGATTGAGACATTAACAGATGAGTCAGATTCTCCGACTTGA
- a CDS encoding 2Fe-2S iron-sulfur cluster-binding protein, producing MPKTYTVEINHEGTTYTIEVPEDKQILRAAEEQGIDLPNACNAGVCTTCAAKIIEGSVDQSEGMGLGPELQEEGYVLLCIALPRSNLKVESGKEDEVYDRQFGQPS from the coding sequence ATGCCTAAGACTTACACCGTCGAAATCAATCACGAAGGAACAACCTACACGATAGAAGTCCCAGAGGATAAACAAATTCTTCGGGCTGCGGAGGAACAAGGGATAGATTTACCCAATGCCTGTAATGCTGGCGTTTGTACAACCTGTGCCGCTAAAATCATTGAGGGTTCTGTTGATCAAAGCGAAGGGATGGGACTTGGACCCGAATTGCAAGAGGAAGGGTATGTCTTGCTTTGTATCGCCTTACCGCGATCTAATCTGAAAGTTGAATCGGGTAAGGAAGACGAGGTTTACGATCGCCAATTCGGTCAACCGTCTTGA
- a CDS encoding DUF3326 domain-containing protein: MVRPYTVVLIVPTGIGASIGGYAGDALPVARAIAQVCDRLITHPNVLNGAQLYWNLPNALYVEGYGLDKFAAGCWGLQPVHQNRVGLILDQGIEPDLRLRHLQAADATRATLGLNLTDYVITDAPLNVELRTAPSGASWGTIGNPDSLLRSAEVLIQQAKAEAIAVVARFPDDLGSEALEAYRQGQGVDPLAGAEAVISHLIVQTFQIPCAHAPALMPLPLEPTLSPRSAAEELGYTFLPCVLVGLSRAPQFQVKRRQPGEIWAEDVDAVVIPASACGGSALLSLSQLRTQIIAVEDNQTSMQVPPEPLAIKAVRVHSYLEALGMLVTHRAGISADALSPSLSSMRSLSIY; encoded by the coding sequence ATTGTGCGTCCTTACACCGTTGTTTTAATCGTTCCCACAGGAATTGGCGCATCCATTGGTGGCTATGCGGGAGACGCTTTACCTGTCGCCAGAGCGATCGCCCAAGTCTGCGATCGCCTTATCACTCACCCCAATGTCCTCAATGGCGCTCAACTTTACTGGAATTTACCCAACGCCCTCTATGTCGAAGGCTATGGGCTTGACAAATTTGCCGCTGGATGCTGGGGATTACAACCTGTGCATCAAAATCGGGTGGGATTAATTCTTGACCAGGGGATTGAACCGGATCTGCGTTTGCGCCACCTGCAAGCGGCTGATGCCACCAGAGCTACGTTAGGACTAAATCTGACCGATTACGTAATCACCGACGCGCCCCTGAATGTGGAACTGCGGACAGCGCCATCGGGGGCGAGTTGGGGTACAATAGGCAATCCCGATAGTTTATTGCGATCGGCTGAAGTGCTGATTCAACAGGCAAAGGCAGAGGCGATCGCAGTAGTGGCTCGTTTTCCTGATGATCTGGGCAGCGAAGCCCTAGAAGCATACCGACAGGGACAAGGGGTCGATCCTCTGGCAGGTGCAGAAGCCGTGATCTCTCACCTAATCGTGCAAACCTTCCAAATCCCTTGCGCCCACGCCCCAGCCTTAATGCCTCTTCCCCTAGAACCCACCTTGTCGCCGCGATCAGCCGCCGAGGAATTAGGCTATACGTTTCTACCCTGTGTGCTGGTGGGGTTAAGTCGCGCCCCGCAATTTCAGGTGAAGCGGCGTCAACCGGGAGAGATTTGGGCAGAGGATGTGGATGCGGTGGTGATTCCCGCTAGTGCCTGTGGCGGTAGTGCCTTGCTAAGCTTAAGTCAGTTACGGACTCAAATTATTGCCGTTGAGGATAACCAAACCTCAATGCAAGTGCCTCCAGAACCTTTGGCAATCAAAGCGGTGCGAGTACACTCGTATTTAGAGGCACTGGGTATGTTAGTGACTCATCGGGCTGGAATTAGTGCCGATGCTCTGAGTCCCTCCCTGTCGTCTATGCGTAGCTTATCTATATATTAG
- a CDS encoding CPBP family intramembrane glutamic endopeptidase produces MTKQLPDNPDFEPLTRTQVLVAMGITAIVLLVVAKLWLKFGSVTLLSLDFTVEGLLIGLGIGVGITAMSSVVYRLWSAYRKSADVYLNLVLKPLVLPDLIWLGLLPGMSEELLFRGVMLPAIGLNAVGVIISSLVFGVLHLSGSQQWPYVVWATIVGLLLGFSAVGTGNLLVPIVAHVATNWLSSFFWKLGHREVEA; encoded by the coding sequence GTGACTAAACAGCTTCCTGATAATCCTGACTTTGAACCCCTCACCCGCACCCAAGTGTTAGTTGCCATGGGGATAACGGCGATCGTTTTACTCGTCGTGGCTAAACTCTGGCTGAAATTTGGGTCGGTGACACTGTTATCCCTAGACTTTACGGTAGAAGGATTACTTATTGGATTAGGTATAGGCGTGGGAATTACCGCGATGAGTAGTGTAGTCTATCGCCTCTGGTCAGCCTACCGTAAAAGTGCTGACGTTTACCTCAACTTGGTTTTAAAGCCGTTGGTATTACCGGATCTGATTTGGTTGGGGTTACTTCCGGGTATGAGTGAAGAGTTGCTGTTTCGGGGAGTGATGTTACCCGCCATTGGTTTGAATGCCGTGGGTGTGATTATTTCTAGCTTGGTATTTGGCGTTTTACATTTGAGTGGTTCCCAACAGTGGCCCTATGTGGTTTGGGCAACGATTGTGGGATTGTTACTGGGGTTTAGTGCTGTCGGTACAGGGAATTTGCTGGTTCCGATTGTGGCTCATGTGGCGACTAATTGGCTGTCTAGTTTTTTCTGGAAATTAGGACATCGAGAGGTTGAAGCGTAG
- a CDS encoding ribbon-helix-helix domain-containing protein has translation MNITFKPEEEQLIQERLKSGKYGSAYEVIVEALRLLEERDNQYQKWLKETRGKVAVGIAQLDRGEGIDGEVVIARLREKLHKAGENQE, from the coding sequence ATGAATATTACATTTAAACCAGAAGAGGAGCAGTTGATTCAAGAAAGGCTCAAAAGTGGCAAGTATGGAAGCGCTTATGAGGTGATTGTTGAGGCGTTGCGATTACTTGAAGAACGTGATAATCAGTATCAAAAATGGCTGAAAGAAACGCGGGGGAAAGTAGCGGTTGGTATTGCACAGCTTGATAGAGGAGAAGGAATTGATGGGGAGGTGGTGATTGCTAGGTTGCGGGAGAAGCTTCACAAAGCGGGTGAAAATCAAGAATGA
- a CDS encoding type II toxin-antitoxin system RelE/ParE family toxin yields the protein MSRYIISPEASQDLDEISDYFLSRSLAAGERFVNGFEQKCKNLVKFPNIGRSYADIEPSLRGVPLLGYIILYRVIEDGVEIVRVVSGYRDLESLF from the coding sequence ATGAGCCGTTACATTATTTCTCCAGAAGCGAGTCAGGATTTAGATGAGATTTCTGATTATTTTTTGAGTCGGAGTCTAGCGGCTGGTGAACGGTTTGTAAATGGGTTTGAGCAGAAATGTAAGAACTTGGTGAAGTTTCCCAATATAGGGCGTTCTTATGCTGACATTGAACCGTCGTTACGAGGTGTTCCTCTCTTAGGTTATATCATTCTTTATCGGGTGATTGAGGATGGCGTGGAAATTGTGCGGGTGGTGAGTGGGTATCGGGATTTAGAATCGTTGTTTTAA
- the purN gene encoding phosphoribosylglycinamide formyltransferase yields the protein MTSNTPATDTTPSLISPAVTPKPVQDTPPVKLGIMVSGSGTNFEAIAQAIADGQLHAQIQVMIYNNPGIKALARAEKFGIPTVLHNHRDYKKREALDAQIVQTLRQYQVELVVMAGWMRIVTPVLIDAFRDRILNLHPSLLPSFKGIHAEEEALAAGVKITGCTVHLVSPEVDSGPILIQAAVPVLPDDTPETLHARIQVQEHRILPQAIAQLVVALGR from the coding sequence ATGACCAGCAATACCCCAGCGACAGACACAACCCCTAGTCTCATTTCACCGGCGGTTACTCCTAAACCAGTCCAAGATACGCCTCCTGTAAAACTAGGAATTATGGTATCGGGGAGTGGTACAAACTTTGAAGCCATCGCCCAAGCGATCGCAGATGGGCAACTCCATGCCCAAATTCAAGTCATGATCTACAATAATCCTGGGATCAAAGCTCTCGCCAGAGCGGAAAAATTCGGTATTCCCACCGTTCTCCATAATCACCGGGATTACAAAAAACGGGAAGCCCTCGATGCTCAAATTGTCCAGACATTGAGACAGTATCAGGTTGAACTCGTGGTTATGGCGGGTTGGATGAGAATTGTCACGCCAGTCTTGATTGATGCATTTCGCGATCGCATCCTCAACCTTCATCCCAGTCTCTTACCCAGTTTCAAAGGGATTCACGCCGAAGAAGAAGCGTTAGCCGCCGGGGTGAAAATTACCGGCTGTACAGTACACTTAGTTAGTCCAGAAGTCGATAGTGGACCCATTTTAATCCAAGCCGCCGTTCCCGTGCTTCCTGACGACACGCCAGAGACGCTACACGCCCGGATTCAAGTTCAAGAACATCGCATTTTACCCCAAGCGATCGCCCAGCTTGTAGTTGCGCTTGGGCGCTAA